A section of the Candidatus Poribacteria bacterium genome encodes:
- a CDS encoding mandelate racemase/muconate lactonizing enzyme family protein: protein MKITAVDPFYLRMPNITTAADGTQDTLLVRIRTDTGLEGWGECDASPLVSLAVYCCPMSHGNIINIRTSLIGETLDGPDDVPRLSEKVLRNGLDIQQIEHAYSGAEIALWDAIGQQLEKPVYRLLAEMSDTSDIAHPKLPYASVLFGDTPEATYRIAVELRKQGYRAAKFGWGPMGKFGEANDIALVQAAREGMGAGAQIMIDAGVVWGTDHETAYQRAEAFAQFSPTWLEEPLAPDAIDAYGALTQKHPSVPIAAGEGSNTYRMAEDLITHGGIQFVQIDAGRIGGIMPSFEVRQLAERRGIQYVNHTFKSHLSLAAALHVFATNPDFDLLEYPAAGSELSQCLVTEPFPVESDGMVRVRALPGLGVKVDTEAIRPYVAPVRIEVGTDTVFEQGNL, encoded by the coding sequence TCCGTTCTATCTACGGATGCCTAACATCACGACAGCAGCGGACGGAACGCAGGATACACTCCTGGTGCGAATCCGCACGGATACAGGGCTTGAAGGTTGGGGTGAATGCGATGCCTCACCGTTGGTTAGCCTCGCTGTCTATTGTTGCCCGATGTCGCACGGTAATATTATTAACATTCGTACTTCTCTAATTGGCGAGACACTTGATGGTCCTGATGATGTCCCTCGACTCAGTGAAAAGGTGCTGCGGAACGGGTTGGACATCCAACAGATAGAACACGCTTACAGCGGTGCAGAAATTGCGTTGTGGGATGCTATTGGACAGCAGTTAGAGAAACCCGTTTACCGCCTGCTTGCGGAGATGTCTGACACTTCTGACATCGCACACCCCAAACTACCTTACGCGTCTGTTCTTTTTGGTGATACACCAGAGGCGACTTACCGTATTGCGGTAGAGTTGCGCAAACAGGGGTATCGTGCTGCAAAGTTTGGTTGGGGTCCGATGGGTAAATTCGGCGAGGCAAACGACATTGCTCTTGTGCAAGCGGCACGTGAAGGGATGGGAGCAGGGGCACAGATTATGATTGATGCTGGCGTTGTCTGGGGGACTGACCATGAAACCGCCTATCAACGCGCCGAGGCGTTTGCGCAATTTTCGCCGACATGGTTGGAGGAACCTCTTGCGCCTGATGCGATTGATGCTTATGGCGCGCTCACCCAAAAACATCCGAGCGTCCCGATTGCCGCCGGTGAAGGATCCAATACCTACCGAATGGCGGAAGACTTAATCACGCATGGTGGTATCCAGTTTGTGCAGATCGATGCCGGACGTATCGGTGGAATTATGCCTTCTTTTGAGGTGCGTCAACTTGCGGAGCGGCGCGGGATACAGTACGTCAATCACACGTTTAAGAGTCACTTGAGCCTCGCTGCAGCACTTCATGTTTTTGCAACAAATCCTGATTTCGATTTATTAGAATATCCGGCAGCGGGTTCGGAATTGTCGCAGTGTTTGGTAACGGAGCCATTTCCTGTTGAATCTGATGGCATGGTTCGGGTGAGAGCACTTCCCGGACTCGGCGTGAAAGTGGATACGGAAGCCATCCGCCCCTATGTGGCTCCAGTACGGATTGAGGTGGGGACAGATACGGTTTTTGAACAGGGAAATCTGTAG
- a CDS encoding T9SS type A sorting domain-containing protein: MKTTFFSILTIFCLTALFFAYNSFAQDSPQWHLPEGATARLGKGWLYEIQYSPDSTRLAAAGTLGVWIYDTATDEEITLFPGHGYGISALAYSPDGNIVAGGSANGSIHLWNSETGEVLHTLAEHRRSVRSLVFSPDGSILASGSRDNTIRLWNPETGELLQTLEGHTGGVNSLVFSGDGSTLISASRDDTIGIWDVATGTLQQTLEEHRDNVASVVLSPDGATLASGDLNAVIHLWDTATWTVKQTLTRHTSHIYDMKYSPDGSLLASAGEDDTVRLWDANTGDLLHTITAHTADVYSIAFTPDGNTLATGAWDASIRFWEPVTGRHLKTITGHTDAVLSVTFNADGSILATRSWDKTIRLWDADTGKLRHTLIGHQDDVDVVVFAPDGRTLASGSQDNTVRLWDAITGEHIKTLRGHYSYLISLAFSPDGSILASGSEDDSIRLWDVAAGQYIGGLWEHEAGVETLAFSPDGTMLASGSRDDKIILWDLETRDAIHTISEHEDDVWAVAFSPDGTMLASGGGDTVSLWDVATAELLQTFRRPIDREIPVDASEELTGDVPTDLPANATSIVFSPDAKVLVSGSYDRTIRLWNIATGEQLRTLDGHTYSITGVAVSPDGSTIASGSFDGTVLLWAFPDVMVATGIVGDLNGDGMVNIQDIVLIAASVGEAGENGADLNGDGEVNIQDLVMAANALGNAAGAPSVQSLSAVQVEQWLSLAKREGVQSIQTSASDLVSYQRGIQVLEQILETLIPQTTVLLANYPNPFNPETWIPYQLAAPAEVSLTIYAANGAVVRTLTLGHQPAGTYQSRSRAAYWDGRNELGEPVASGIYFYALTAGDFTATRKMLIRK, from the coding sequence ATGAAAACTACATTTTTTTCCATATTAACCATTTTCTGTTTGACAGCTCTATTTTTCGCTTACAATAGTTTTGCCCAAGATTCACCGCAATGGCATCTGCCCGAAGGTGCCACAGCGCGACTCGGCAAAGGCTGGTTATATGAAATTCAGTATTCCCCAGATAGCACACGGCTCGCCGCTGCAGGGACCCTCGGCGTTTGGATTTATGACACTGCAACTGATGAAGAAATTACCCTCTTTCCCGGACACGGATATGGCATTTCAGCACTGGCGTATTCCCCTGATGGAAACATAGTCGCCGGTGGAAGTGCGAATGGCAGCATCCACTTGTGGAATTCTGAAACCGGTGAAGTTTTGCACACCCTTGCTGAACACAGAAGGAGTGTCCGCAGTCTTGTTTTCAGCCCTGATGGATCCATCCTCGCCAGTGGCAGCAGAGATAATACGATCCGCCTATGGAATCCTGAAACCGGCGAACTCCTGCAAACGCTTGAGGGCCATACCGGAGGTGTCAATAGCCTTGTTTTCAGTGGTGATGGTAGCACGCTCATCAGCGCGAGTCGCGACGATACCATCGGTATATGGGATGTTGCTACCGGGACACTGCAGCAAACGCTTGAAGAACATCGTGATAACGTCGCCAGTGTTGTACTCAGTCCTGATGGTGCCACCCTCGCAAGCGGTGATTTGAATGCCGTTATCCATTTATGGGATACCGCTACATGGACGGTTAAGCAGACGCTCACTCGACATACATCGCATATCTACGATATGAAGTATAGTCCTGACGGCAGTCTGCTCGCGAGTGCCGGTGAAGACGATACCGTCCGATTGTGGGATGCTAACACAGGCGATCTCCTACACACAATCACTGCACACACCGCTGATGTCTATAGTATTGCTTTCACACCCGATGGAAATACCCTCGCGACGGGTGCCTGGGATGCCTCTATCCGTTTCTGGGAACCTGTCACGGGCAGACATTTGAAAACCATCACGGGACACACGGATGCTGTCCTGAGTGTTACATTTAATGCTGATGGCAGTATCCTTGCCACTCGGAGTTGGGACAAAACCATCCGCCTTTGGGACGCTGACACCGGCAAACTTCGGCATACCCTCATTGGACACCAAGATGATGTTGACGTTGTTGTCTTCGCACCTGACGGCAGAACGCTCGCAAGTGGAAGTCAAGACAATACCGTCCGTTTATGGGATGCTATTACGGGCGAACACATAAAGACACTCAGAGGACATTATTCCTATCTGATAAGTCTTGCGTTCAGTCCAGATGGGAGCATCTTGGCGAGCGGTAGTGAGGACGATAGCATCCGTTTATGGGATGTTGCCGCAGGTCAGTACATCGGTGGGTTGTGGGAGCATGAGGCAGGGGTTGAGACGCTCGCATTTAGCCCCGATGGCACCATGCTTGCCAGTGGAAGTCGTGACGATAAGATTATCTTGTGGGATCTCGAAACACGCGATGCCATACACACCATCAGCGAACACGAAGATGATGTCTGGGCAGTTGCATTCAGTCCTGATGGCACCATGCTTGCCAGTGGTGGCGGCGACACCGTCTCCTTATGGGATGTTGCTACCGCTGAACTTCTACAGACATTTCGTAGACCTATTGATCGCGAGATACCGGTAGATGCATCAGAAGAATTGACAGGCGACGTGCCTACAGACCTCCCCGCAAATGCTACAAGTATTGTTTTTAGTCCTGATGCTAAAGTTCTTGTCAGTGGAAGTTACGACAGAACCATCCGTTTGTGGAACATTGCCACGGGCGAACAGCTGAGAACACTTGACGGACATACGTATTCCATCACAGGTGTCGCAGTCAGCCCTGATGGCAGTACAATCGCAAGTGGAAGTTTTGATGGCACAGTCCTCTTATGGGCATTTCCCGACGTAATGGTTGCCACCGGAATCGTGGGCGACCTTAACGGCGATGGGATGGTTAATATCCAAGATATAGTGCTGATTGCAGCGAGTGTCGGGGAAGCTGGTGAGAATGGTGCTGACCTGAACGGAGACGGTGAGGTCAACATTCAGGATCTCGTCATGGCTGCGAATGCCCTCGGAAATGCTGCAGGCGCGCCTTCTGTCCAATCGCTGTCAGCGGTGCAAGTCGAGCAGTGGCTAAGTCTCGCGAAACGAGAAGGGGTACAAAGTATCCAAACCTCAGCATCGGATCTGGTTTCATATCAACGCGGCATTCAGGTGTTGGAACAGATACTGGAGACTTTGATACCGCAAACAACGGTGCTGCTTGCCAACTACCCCAACCCGTTCAATCCTGAGACATGGATACCGTATCAGTTAGCGGCTCCTGCAGAAGTGTCATTGACCATCTATGCAGCTAATGGAGCAGTCGTCCGAACCTTGACGTTAGGGCATCAACCGGCGGGGACATATCAGAGCCGCAGCCGCGCCGCATACTGGGACGGCAGAAACGAACTCGGTGAACCCGTCGCAAGTGGAATCTACTTCTACGCACTCACCGCAGGCGATTTCACCGCCACCCGAAAGATGCTGATCCGGAAGTAA